One genomic region from Sciurus carolinensis chromosome 2, mSciCar1.2, whole genome shotgun sequence encodes:
- the Clba1 gene encoding uncharacterized protein CLBA1: MQGRQERWGESVSDFAGEPVEVSRRFAAEGQNGDSWEQIRIHCQPSLPVPGGKANSSPAGEGLPTCSCPDPGELSSTWGEFEGFQESSAKPGLPQSLELLERPTDPQPLGTPALKECGSQLPHQGGSGATGTTSHPSSEPVLRYENIFRFAFQEVTVEQVPEDVSTLDHLLEMSSEEDPGLASAHRLCSESRTFWRALQNTSTMSASRCLQSQSHCQEKLFLVLGIEAAQKSLSRDQGHISEDSDLKGPEELLAVSTFHLHHCRALIQTKLSGTPGHRQGSLIAYSLFLKTPLHGNGRYITSPQNKKVFPPRNLKLAFFNRDVC, from the exons ATGCAAGGCCGGCAGGAGCGCTGGGGAGAGTCCGTGAGTGACTTCGCAGGGGAACCGGTCGAGGTTTCCCGCCGCTTCGCAGCTGAAGGACAGAATGGTGACAGTTGGGAACAGATAAGGATCCACTGCCAGCCTTCTCTGCCTGTGCCAGGTGGGAAAGCCAACAGCTCCCCAGCGGGAGAGGGCCTTCCGACTTGCAGTTGTCCAGACCCAGGAGAGCTCAGCAGCACGTGGGGGGAGTTTGAAGGCTTTCAAGAATCTTCAGCCAAGCCTGGACTCCCTCAGTCTCTTGAACTCCTGGAGAGACCCACAGATCCTCAGCCACTAGGAACTCCTGCCTTAAAGGAATGTGGTTCTCAACTGCCGCACCAGGGTGGATCCGGGGCGACAGGAACCACTTCCCACCCATCTTCAGAG CCTGTTCTCAGGTATGAGAACATTTTTAGGTTTGCTTTTCAAGAAGTCACAGTTGAGCAGGTACCTGAAGATGTTTCCACCTTAGACCATTTATTAGAAATGAGCAGCGAAGAAGATCCTGGCCTTGCATCTGCGCATAGACTGTG TTCTGAATCTAGAACATTCTGGAGAGCCCTGCAGAACACCAGCACCATGTCTGCTTCTCGATGCCTCCAGAGCCAGTCTCACTGCCAGGAGAAGCTCTTCCTGGTTCTCGGCATAGAAGCCGCTCAGAAG agtctttcCAGAGACCAAGGTCACATTTCAGAAGATTCTGACCTCAAAGGTCCTGAAGAGTTGCTGGCAGTCAGCACCTTCCACCTGCACCACTGCAGAGCTCTGATCCAGACCAAG CTCTCAGGGACACCTGGCCACAGGCAGGGGAGCCTGATTGCCTACAGCCTCTTTCTGAAGACACCCCTGCATGGAAATGGGCGGTACATCACAAGTCCACAGAACAAGAAGGTTTTCCCTCCACGTAACCTAAAACTGGCATTCTTTAACAGGGATGTCTGCTAA
- the Cdca4 gene encoding cell division cycle-associated protein 4 — MFARGLKRKCADQEEDGEGAPAGFGSVPAYSLQRQSLLDMSLVKLQLCHMLVEPNLCRSVLIANTVRQIQEEMSRDGAWRGAAPQSVGRVPLDRLVSTEILCRTARGPEAGHPVPDLGDDPLQGPVSELSTVSSAQVPRNPQSSLWDSGNPQENRGSFQKSLDQIFETLENKSPSAVEELFSDVDSSYYDLDTVLTGMMGGTKPGLCDGLEGFATAASPPGSSCKSDLAELDHVVEILVET; from the coding sequence ATGTTTGCACGAGGACTGAAGAGGAAATGTGCTGACCAGGAGGAAGACGGGGAGGGTGCCCCTGCTGGCTTTGGCTCCGTCCCTGCCTATAGCCTACAGCGGCAGTCGCTCCTGGACATGTCCTTGGTCAAGCTCCAGCTCTGCCACATGCTGGTGGAGCCCAATCTCTGCCGCTCGGTCCTCATCGCCAACACCGTCCGGCAGATCCAGGAGGAGATGAGCCGGGATGGCGCATGGCGAGGGGCAGCACCCCAGAGTGTGGGGCGGGTGCCGCTCGACCGCCTGGTGTCCACGGAGATCCTGTGTCGCACAGCGAGGGGGCCGGAGGCGGGGCACCCTGTTCCTGACCTGGGAGATGACCCCTTGCAAGGCCCAGTCTCCGAACTTTCCACAGTCAGTTCAGCACAGGTGCCAAGGAACCCTCAGAGCAGCCTTTGGGATTCGGGCAACCCTCAGGAAAACAGAGGAAGCTTTCAGAAGTCTCTAGATCAGATATTTGAGACCCTGGAGAACAAAAGCCCCAGTGCTGTGGAGGAGCTGTTCTCTGACGTGGACAGTTCCTACTACGACCTGGACACTGTGCTGACAGGAATGATGGGGGGCacgaagccaggcctctgtgatGGGCTCGAGGGCTTTGCCACAGCAGCCTCACCTCCTGGCTCCAGCTGCAAGTCTGACCTGGCTGAACTGGACCATGTGGTGGAGATCCTAGTGGAGACCTGA
- the Gpr132 gene encoding probable G-protein coupled receptor 132, giving the protein MVLVVVYSMVCALGLPANCLTAWLTLLQALQGNVLAVYLFCLALCELLYVSTLPLWVIYIRNQHRWTLGTQACKAAAYIFFCNIYISILLLCCISCDRFLAVVYALESRGRRHQRTAILVSVCVFVTVGLAYYPVFDMEVEKDSCFEPMRMNEKIAGYHYARFAVGFAIPLCTIAFTNHRIFRSIKLSMGLTAAQKTKVKHSAIAVVVIFLVCFAPYHVVLLIKAASFSYYRGDRVAVCAFEASLYTASVVFLCLSTVNSVADPIIYVLATDHSRQEVSRIQKGWKKWSAKTEVTKLTHSKDSEEMHLPVVLADGCTLPPTVNPPGPQPARWGSVHTSERLVEESC; this is encoded by the coding sequence ATGGTCCTGGTGGTGGTGTACAGCATGGTGTGTGCGCTGGGCCTGCCGGCCAACTGCCTGACCGCGTGGCTGACGCTGCTGCAGGCGCTGCAGGGCAACGTGCTGGCCGTCTACCTGTTCTGCCTGGCGCTCTGCGAACTGCTCTACGTGAGCACGCTGCCCCTCTGGGTCATCTACATCCGGAACCAGCACCGCTGGACGCTGGGCACGCAGGCCTGCAAGGCAGCCGCCTACATCTTCTTCTGCAACATCTACATCAGCATCCTCTTGCTGTGCTGCATCTCCTGTGACCGCTTCCTGGCCGTGGTGTATGCGCTGGAGAGCCGAGGCCGCCGCCACCAGAGGACAGCCATCctggtctctgtgtgtgtctttgtTACTGTGGGGCTCGCTTACTACCCGGTGTTTGACATGGAAGTAGAGAAGGACAGCTGCTTCGAGCCAATGCGGATGAACGAAAAGATCGCGGGCTACCACTATGCGCGGTTCGCCGTGGGGTTCGCCATCCCCCTCTGCACCATCGCCTTCACTAACCACCGGATCTTCAGGAGCATCAAGCTGAGCATGGGCCTGACTGCTGCCCAGAAGACCAAGGTGAAGCACTCGGCCATAGCAGTGGTGGTCATCTTCCTGGTCTGCTTCGCCCCCTACCACGTGGTTCTCCTCATCAAAGCAGCCTCCTTCTCCTACTACAGAGGAGACAGGGTCGCAGTGTGTGCCTTTGAAGCCAGCCTATACACAGCCTCCGTGGTGTTCCTGTGCCTGTCCACGGTCAACAGCGTAGCCGACCCCATCATCTACGTGCTGGCCACAGACCATTCTCGGCAAGAAGTGTCCAGAATCCAGAAGGGGTGGAAGAAGTGGTCTGCAAAGACAGAAGTCACCAAACTCACGCATTCCAAGGACTCAGAGGAGATGCACTTGCCGGTGGTGCTTGCAGATGGCTGCACATTGCCCCCGACTGTGAACCCTCCAGGGCCACAGCCAGCTCGGTGGGGTTCCGTGCACACCTCAGAGAGGCTGGTCGAGGAGTCCTGCTGA